Below is a window of Plutella xylostella chromosome 15, ilPluXylo3.1, whole genome shotgun sequence DNA.
ACggaaatggaaataaaatacaaatcgGTAGGTACTAACTTGGTACTTACCGTCTGTAAAGCCAAATAATACACTTACATCTATAGAACTAGTTGGAGGCAGTCTGTACATATCTATAGGGCCAGTTGGATGCATAACACCCTTGATCTTCATTTTTCTAAATCTTACCGAGGAACCATAAGCAAAGCCGTTAACTCTGCCTATATAGCAATCTATGACCCTGTAAGTATCGACGTCCGGTCTCtgtaactaaatataaaattatttatgtatgtgaTTGATAAGCCCGTATTTCAATAAAAGATGGTAAGTACTAACTAGTtaagtaattacttaaataaatactagttAGGCATGTTGTACTTGGTTAGGTAATAGTTAGGTTGCCTGGGTCGGACTCTAGTAACTACCTTCTAGAACAGTAAAGATtctctttttttctacttccatggattcaaataaaaaaaaatgttgagaAACCCAAGTTAGCTGGCGCATGGCAtgatacctaggtacctacaattttccacactatttaaataatgataagcTCACTTCCGAAGGACAcgttgtattattttttacagtatCCAATACATGGTTGACATCGTTTGGAGACATTGGTTCTTTATAATCATCACGCATTATATCCCTAACATAATTTTGGGgaccaaaataagtaattccAAAAAACTCCATTTCTGATTTGATGATTTtgttatgttttgtttgacaaaatagttaagtacaaataaataatctacAGTTTATTATTCTGAAGGGGGCGTCAGTATAGGGCAATATGATCGAAGGGCTGCCAGTTTAAAAAATAGCTTAAACTTGCCCACACTGAGCAAATGTATTATAGTTTTCTCGATATAGAAGAAAAGGAAGTAAGTACCCCTACTACTTCCGTCTCTCACTTACTACTTACTTCCGTCCGGGGTGGTCCGGGCAAGAAAAGCGATGTCAATGGCGTGTGGCGTGGCGGTACTGGGATTTCATATTGTTTGTGTAGGAAGGAGGTCGGATGCTACACAGTCACAGTGCCAGAAGGGCTGCATTGTGTGCCGCCGTGAACCCGGCGGCATAAAATgcatcatagaacaacgcggactcggatgaccattcatactcaatgcaATGCATAGACGCTCGGCATGAACCTGGCATGAATAAGGCGGCATTGCCTTTATGCTGAGATAccttgtaataaaaaagtcTAGATATTAAAtgcaacaatatattttaaaatttctcaCACTGTTACAATTAAActgtgttaaataaattattgtagtataaaatatatatgttcCACTAATTTAACTTCACTTAtacttttcaaataagattatttcatattataattacattaaatCACAAATAACTAAGCACACTCTTTAACACATTTTTCTACTGTGCTATAAATTATCTTGCCAGTGCGAGATAAGTTACAACTACTCGATAGAATTAATTATTTGGTAGATTAGTtactgaacaataaaatatgtttgaaCTTTAAACATGGTATTCTCCACCATCCAACTTCTCATCAGATAGTGATGACAGGATCCAAGCGGAAGTGCTCTGAGAGAACCACAGTATGCACATGACTAGACCTTCCAGGACGCCGATGCCACATCCAGCGAGGACATCCAGGATGTAGTGCCTTTCTAGCAGCACTCGAGATATGCAGACAGCCGTCACCCACGCAAGCAATGGAGGGTAGAATATGACAGCTACTGGGTCCAGGACCATGAGAACAAATGTGATCAGCACAGCCCGGCTTGCATGGCCTGAGGGGAACGAGAACTTGTCTGGGCCCAGCTCAGATAACTTGTTCATCGGTACTGGCCTGCGCCTTCGCACTACTGCTTTCAGCACAGCTATTACTATGATATCCAGTATTAATGctgaaataagaaatattagaattTGTAGTTTAATGTAACAACTTCAGAAATTACTCaattttaggttttattttatgaggCTTCTCAAGAGTTTTAAGGGGGTGGTTAACTATTGCATACATAAATGAGACGCAGATGGCACACTTACCAATGAGCATGTTAACTTGGAGCTGGTAGAGGTCCTTGTTGTTGAAGAGCCACACAAATGTCAGCCAGCCGGCCAGCCACACAATGCCGTGACAGGATACCTGAAAATTCAACAACATTTTAATgtttactttaaattattataaactctactattgtaataattttaagaattataaatctgtatgtatttgtaaGTACTACAGTAGTGAGATATTGGGAAAACACATTTTGATTGGAGCTTTCAGttaaaactatttatattCATTACAAAAGTGTCTGTTACCTCCAGAAATTTAGCATGATTACGAAGAGACCTAAAGGCAGTTGTTTTAAGTGCATTTTCAACAAATCTCTTTGTAACTTGAACATCGTATCTCAGAAGTGTTTGCAGCATTGGTGGGACCTTACGCTTC
It encodes the following:
- the LOC105385139 gene encoding polyisoprenoid diphosphate/phosphate phosphohydrolase PLPP6 gives rise to the protein MDLFEEKRKVPPMLQTLLRYDVQVTKRFVENALKTTAFRSLRNHAKFLEVSCHGIVWLAGWLTFVWLFNNKDLYQLQVNMLIALILDIIVIAVLKAVVRRRRPVPMNKLSELGPDKFSFPSGHASRAVLITFVLMVLDPVAVIFYPPLLAWVTAVCISRVLLERHYILDVLAGCGIGVLEGLVMCILWFSQSTSAWILSSLSDEKLDGGEYHV